ATAATGtatggaaaatattttcatttgttttgataTAGCTGAATGTGCATCTTGGACTGGAGCCACTCTTACATTATAAACTCAATTGAAAGCACACCCCAAGTTAAGCTTCATTGAGCTTCAAAAAGGACTCAAAAGGACTCATTCTTCAAACTTCAGGGAATCTCTATCAGATTTAAGACACTTATCAAAAATAAAGAGGATAAAGTAAAGGATGCATACACCTGTATGTCACTTTCACAAGCAACCAAATCATGAAACTTGTTGTTTCCAAATGAGAATTGGCCTGAACACAGCGCGAGACACTGGCACTGGTCTAACGGTCCCAGAGCAGTAAAAACTGGTGTTGGGTcagtaacttttcagaaatagccagatttactgatccgacatgaccagtaaaatatatatcaaactgacacaaatgatattttctcctCCTTTGTATAAAACTGGCTCTGGTATCTTACAAAATGGCTCTTATAAATAAtgttgtgtgtgggtgtgtaatgtttttatttttaggggGAGGAGGGGATAAAACTAATAAAAGACAGCAAAATAAACTCAAgccttttttatgtttttcttaatttcgggggaccagtaaattttaggttcggaccagtaaaaatggaACAACTGGgcatctactggtccgacatgaacagATTGAACCAGTAGAAAAAAGGGTTAATGTGGAGCCCTGCTGAACACCTTGCTAAAAAAGTGATGCATGCTTGTCCTCTATTTTAAATATTATACTGCAAAACACAGACTGAACCAACCTTTGGATCGCTTTGTTTCTGCCCTGGACTATCGGCTGAACTCGAGGTAGAACTGCTCGAAAATTCCTCCTCCTTCTGCTTCACCTGACCTTGCTGCGCTCCCTTGGCGAGTCCCTTGATACCTTCCGCTGGCAGAGCATTGTGGGGTATCCTATGAATCTTCCTCGAAGGGTTCTTTCCCTGATGATGACGCTTGTCATCCCTCTCGTGCACTCCTTTTTTCCGATGGAATGTCTCAAGATTTGAACCCTGTACCTCTTCATTGGATATGCCCTTTTTAGTCAGTGCAATGGACACAAAGAAATATAGTGCAGATACGATGACGACCGCAGCCATCATCTTGCGGTGGTACCGCCAACATATTGTGGAAGTCCGTGCATAATTCATCCTGGCCAACACTGAATGTAATATCTATGGCAGCATGGGATCTGTAGGTCAATTATAAGATAAAGAAGAATAGATATTTTGTACATGGCAGGTCTAAATCTATTTGTTGAAGAGAATGAATGCATTAGAACCTGCTCCATCTTTCCCgattataatgaaaaaatgtcaatgctttctttaattcaaatatGTAGCGTGAACTGGCATTGCGGCAATGCAAGAGAATTGACCAATCACATAATTTTGTCTGGAATGATATTCAGCAATGGTTTCCGAGGCCAAAATTGTTTGCTTATCCAATACTATTATAGGTTggcttttgcattttttttatagcaacCTTAAAGTCAATTTGtcaggaaaaaattgaatgttACAGAGGATTGACACATTTGTTAATTATTTAGTCTTCAAATAGATTCCTGACATTTAcgcaaataaaaaatcaaaattcaagTAATTTTAGGCCGACTGGTATTTTCTTATGTATAGGTGTTGTGggtcagtggataagtctccatACTCTGCACCACAAGGCCCGGGGTTCAAAACCCACCACAGCACTCGCATCcgttggcaaggcgtttatcgacatttgccactcttcacccaggtgtaCTAGTAAATGGGTACTTGGTAGAAAGGAATTCCTTAAATGCTTGAGCGCCTgatcagggtagccatgctaaagccagggtaataatagtaTCCAGTGCTTAGTTGAGAAATATTTCAGATGCTGCTGAAGCGGTCTggagggggcttcagccccccccccccaattttttccaaaaccgtgtacaaaaatgtaaaaatgaccataggactgtgattttttgcatggtcagccccccccccccaactttgaaaaccattccgcggcccctgcatttGTAAgccctatacatgtacaaatgttgCATATATTAATGCACATGATGTGTAAATATTAACGTCTGAATGGTAGGCACTTAAAACCAAAGATAAACAACAAGCTGTCATCTCAATTCTcatgttgtttgaattattttaatgaataatgTTAATGATTTGTTTTAGACTCCCTACTGACACTAACCagtatttgttgaattcttTACAACTGTGACTCAAGAACTTTATAACCGAGTGAGTCTTGAATCGTCTGTCCCACCatcaatcaaaataacaaaCTGATGATACTGTGTCATGTCTCATATTACAGATACTAGTGTTCACGTCCTCCTCCTCACAACACAGGGAAACAGCGAAGAGGCACTGCCACTCCAGGCCGCCAGTCCGGGGTTGGATCCTGTCAAGGTCCGCACCGATACAAAGTCCCCTGCAGCAACAGCTTATTGCACTTTATTTTCATCCATGTATAATCCACTTACACTGAAAACAAAGtttataaaaacatttcaaatgcTTTTCCACGCAAATACCCTTATGAAGGCCATAGATATTCCTCTACAAATAATATACGAAAGATAGAGAGCCGAAAGGATTGGATCCAAGTCCAAGCACAGGATTCGTGTTTATATTTTTTGCAGCAGAAATATGGTCCGCCGCGCGCGCACAGGATCGAGCGAGCGTGCGCACGGCCACGGGTAAGCGCGCGCAGTACCATCCATAGAGTTATGGCACAGACCCcaattgaaactttgatcaacaagtgtgtctccacgcaaagactagcgcGTAAGAGGGCCTTCTGAATCAGTACACAAGGcgtgagtaggctgcacattcagacccttaaacTCGAGTAAAAGGTTTGCACGGTAGACTACATCGATGTGGCCGTGGATCtattctgtattttttgttCAACTCTTGAATttaattcaacatttatttcaaaggTAAAAGTCAGGGTAAAATTAGTATGCATCTCTATAAGAcctcaggggccgcggaaaggttttcaaagtgggggggggggggggctgagccaaaagtgggggggggctgaccatgctaaaaatcacaatcgtatggtcatttttgcgtttttgtacacggttttggaaaaaagtggggaggggctgaagcccccccccccggttccgcggcccctgaaagTTACCATAGTTGCCAACTCTACGGCTTTTGGAGGTAGTCTACCACTTTTCACGCATGTTCACTACCTACcgctatttttttattctcctaTGAACAACAGAATCTACCGCTTTTTGCAAAAATCTAGTATAaccaaaatataatttcaccaggttttactaaaaaataattatgcgaTTCAACtgacaatatttttgctcctaaaatcgtATACTTTGGATCGTGATATTCTTCTGAAGTTTCATTTCGTTATTGATAAGTGCATTTCTTCGTACCctataatcataatataaaaaGTTTAACTTTTTAAAGGATTTCAGTTTTTCCCATAACACCTTGAAAGATGTTTGTGGACCATTCAGGAAATTTATCTCGCTTAAATGCTTTGCTCGCTGCACAATGCTATGGTATTAACTGCAAATATCTCATCAAAGGCATAAAATATCCATCAAAAACATTATGTATCCACGTATATAGCTCTCGATGTGCCCCCGAAATCTTAGATTTTAAGGTCAATACAATATTATAATGATATCATCCAACTCACCTTTACAGGTCGAATTTGTTTACGTCATGATTACATGCGACTATTTTTGGGCGGAAATCTAAGGGGGACATAATGTCAAatgccccccgccccccccccccaactattttttgtcttttacGATGGAGAGCAATACATCAttcacaatcgaaataatacaCGTATTTTTTCCTCACATTTTgagtgaaacatttttttttccttttttggggggatgtcaattttgttttggtTAACTTGATCTTACATTTTtgggtgataacttttttttttgcttgtcaaagttccagcccctggtccccctacctttgggggacaaatttccgcccatggttttCGTTATCAGAattcattcaaattattttgcttatttcagAGGCCTAAAATGTAAAGACATTTTTCACAATGctacaaaataatgattgaatTTTTGGCGGTgcaaaagaaagaagggggaaggaaagaagtaagagaagaaaacagaggaaacataagaggaggaagatcagcgaataaaataaggtgaggggaaagcttgaaaaaaaaataatgcatgtCACTAACATTTTctctcgcgctttgcactcgcaatGCCTGTTCAATcgaataattataataatatcttGCTAAATAGGCTGAGATGGAGCTTTCATTTTccgctcattttttttttttggggggggatgacaaattgattttcttttaaagtgCTCTGTCAAATGTCTCGTATATGGTctggatataaaaaaaattctcctcgtgctgcgcgctcgcattatttaaattGTGAAGTACAAATTcctttcgtgtattccataaagttatgaaaatcccttttcaggtctgattgtcaaaaacCTGCATGCAGCGGGCGCTGCGCTCTCGCATTTTCACTAGTGGAGTTTGTTAGGCCTATACTTCTATCTGAATTCTAGCAACCAACAAAAAATTCCCTTTGCacgacagtttatcaaaaaaattgacttgcgcTTTGGGCTCgaattatttgtttaaaaatatattaatccaTACAACCTATTCATAcaaaaagctaaaaaaaaaatgtccagttttcaggccttaTAATCAACGAATTTCGCGCTCCCATTAgatgattaaaataataaaatgatattctttTAATAAATTCCTAATCCTTAAATTATCCCTTTTCAGATTAGAATATAAAAAATCTGCAAACTTAGCGTTCgcacttttttattctttatatgtGTTTCGTCTTCAATATACAAACAGTCCTATAGAGATCCCTTTTGGATCAGGCTTGTATGTTAAAAAGAATGAACTCGCGCTTATAGGGCGCACAGTAATTATTGAGTAATATTCGCATCGTGTTCATGATCACAATCATTAATTGCtaagaatgttcaattttcagaacaaaatacatgaatttttaaaaatttgagcttgcacttcgcgctcgcattatttaactAGGGCTTGTGagatacatttatttttcatgtaaagCTAAGAATTAACAGTTATGagcagtagcggaccgtgacccggaggagacaaagcattgggggggggggcactgcattgtctgtgaacaatgccgtgcccccccaatgctttttctcctccgggtcacggtccaccACTGGTTAtaagactacccccttcaaagaaagcAACCAAAATGAGCTTTGCGAGCGACCGAGCAGGGAAATGACTTGTGCGTAtggatataccccccccccatattggcggaagctggatccaccactgaaaTAACCACTAATTGATTTCCTTTCAATGATTGCCAGAAAATGCACGTCCTTAATTATTGGGGCTTATATTATCATCAAGAGCTTTAAATTGAATAagatttatttcaatatctaCAATGTCTAGCTCTGGGGTgggcttgccccccccccccctcccagcaGACcctcccccgctcggtcgctccGTTCCCTCGCAGAGTCTAAGCACTTTAACGGTTGCACTTCCTAATTCCAAAGGGTcctaattccgaaacacgtaatacctcgatgttcgttaatccgaaaacgtaaaagggttcgttaatcccaacatttgtggcgttattccgaaggttcgataatccgaaaacgaaataatgttcgatgttccgaaggttcgttagtccgaaaacgaaataaggttcgttaatcattacgtttttggactaacgaaccttcggacttacgaacctcatgttgttttcggattaacgaaccttcggaaatgcGAACcaaattttgttttcggactcacgaaccttcggaattacgaacctcatttcgttttcagactaacgaaccttcggaaatacgaaccttcagaaatacgaaccttcggactaacgaaccttcgcaataacgaagcttcggaattaaattacgaatgtatgcggctTTAACACTCTTCCATGTTGGAAGTATGAGTTACAATCACACTAAAGGTAGCGTACGAGGCAGGGCCCTGGTAACGAAGTAGGGGgaatgatgtaaatttgaacAGCAAAAAAGAGGGTGTTTTTTTTACTACATTTACAACAAAATGGAGGTCAAATTAGTCCCGATAAATTTCAAAagcaaatttaaagaaaagaaagaaaagggtttcactacaaaatgatgGCTATTTTGGAAACATTTTCAATGTTTGCACATCTTCCAGAATAGAGGATAATACACGCAGGACGCAGCACcccaaggatttttttttaagggggcgCTTCAGCGCTTCAGGTACGAGGTGGATAAATTCtgtttcttgtttttagagATCTATGATATACGTATACACCCTATGCTAGTATGAATACTTGACATTAACAATTGGTTTTAATTGtctgagggttttttttttatctcaatgATAGTAACCCCCCTCCctaaaaaaagaagatgttAAAGAATAATAAATGGTTGCAGTCGATCCCATTCATCCGCAATTTGAATATCTTTCtatacattgtttgaaaatgttttgttatgtttgtttttgtcgtatcttttttttccttgttagGCCTATTACTATAATAATTAGGGCAATGATGTTTATATCATTTTAGTTTCTTTAAGTTCTGAATAGGCTAAAGTTTGACATAAACTTTAAACTTAAACATAAACAAGAgtagtgaattaaaaaaaataccacgCCGGTACGTGCAGTGGCGTATAtaggattttccagggggggggggcaaattcgtctgcaaaaaaaatttgagaagcaaaaaaatatatagaaaaaattatatataaaaaaacggTCTTCAACCGAAAGTAAAGGACATTTCCCacctgacaaaaaaaattgacaagcaaaaaaaaggggggtctTCAAGTTTAAAGGAGGgggccacttgtggctcgtcaggggggggggcagagataCATCCcttgcatgagttgtgactcgtcaggggggcagtctgcccccccccccccctaggtaCGTTAGTGTACGTGATACTGGCCTGCCACCAATTTCATACGAATAGTTAGCATGGTTGGGTAGAAACCGTGGTTGAATGATTTCAACTTTTGACAAATTTACTAGAACTCcagaatttttttgttttttttagttttgttcTCCTTCCCCCCTTCCTTCTTCTTTATTAAGAGAGCTTTCCATTTCGGTTGAAGTAAAGCAAAGTAAAATCAAGTAATACAGGGGTCATCACCAAGGCATAGTTTTTGAAcaggggctgaccatgccagatatattgaattttttacacttttgtaCGTACAtgttcattaaaagaaaaaagtgggtgcTACGGCCCCTAGCCCCTTCCCCCACATTTGTTGGCCCCTGGTAAAGTTAATTTTAGTCGAGCAGTATACTAGAGGGGGTAGAATCTAGCACAGCAAGTGAAGGAAAGTAAACTTAAGTAGGGCCTATatattaagtttttaaaaaagtaaagtaaaataaatcatagaaaagaaaagcaaagcaAAGTATTAAAATTGAATCGATCAGAGTCAGGTAGAGAGTTTAAGTTAAGTGAATATGCCAAATTTATAAAGGCAAATATAAAAAGTCCGTCATTTATGTTcctaaactttttttaaaagaccttttcttttattcagaaTTCAATAGACTTACATTTTAATATAACATTGGTCTGAAAACTTTACTGAGTTTCATAAACATTGTACTTTGTCAgacattctttttctttctttctttctttctttcttccttccttccttccttccttccttccttccttccttccttccttccttccttccttccttcctttctttctttctttctttctttctttctttctttacagAAGAAATGTTCAACATAAGTAAATGATTATATCTTGCATGCAATATATataggaattaaaaaaagactTGAATATTCCTGgcaccgtcttacaaagagacaTGATTGATCCAATGCACTCCTAAGTCTGTGTAGATCCAACCagaccataatttttttctacattttttctgGTTATTGAGGAGATTGTGGAAATACAGGAAATTTCGACaatctccttagtaaacaaaaataatcacactgaatcttcaagagaatgataTTTTGAGCGAAATTGTATTTTACATTATGTTGACGTTACTGTCTCGTCTTCCATGTTGTGGTTGATCTGATCATTCCCAAATCTTTGCAGACGGGGCCCTCGTATCCAAATTAATATGAATTAGGataaccaaaa
This genomic window from Lytechinus variegatus isolate NC3 chromosome 10, Lvar_3.0, whole genome shotgun sequence contains:
- the LOC121423294 gene encoding heparan sulfate glucosamine 3-O-sulfotransferase 3B1-like, producing the protein MNYARTSTICWRYHRKMMAAVVIVSALYFFVSIALTKKGISNEEVQGSNLETFHRKKGVHERDDKRHHQGKNPSRKIHRIPHNALPAEGIKGLAKGAQQGQVKQKEEEFSSSSTSSSADSPGQKQSDPKANKPSKRFPQAIIIGVKKGGTRALLNFISLHPDVAAATREMHFFDRYYDKGLEWYR